A single Paracoccus pantotrophus DNA region contains:
- a CDS encoding AMP-binding protein → MSDDFDRSMWRLLADNLPARADKIAAVDQGRAVTYAELAAEAGRVADWLVRRGIRPGDRVIAHLRKGIDEVAAMFGAWKMGAVVINVNIRWTPAQLAYVARDSRARAAILPRNALEALVGEHALPEGTAYLVQGKAEGLVQGADPWGALAADQASAPDEPDPRGLAMIIYTSGSTGAPKGVMLSHRNIRVGAISVADYLGLDESDRLLSVLPYSFDAGLNQLTTMLLTGGTVVHQPLTMPAEIIRMAQAESVTGIAGVPPLWNQIVRLLVDRPTDLPALRRITNTGGKIPPNILELLPQVFPGVDIYLMYGLTEAFRSTYLPPERFAAKMGSIGRQIPNAQVFAVKHGEGVAGPGEQGELVHAGPLVSMGYWEKPEVTAQKIRPCPELAHLLGDEPVVWSGDLVRVDEDGDLWFVSRMDEMIKTLGFRLSPTEVEDAISQSGLVTDVVAFGVEDADLGQAVHAVVTYLPQADETALAAHCARAMPHYMRPQHYHPWPGAMPRTASGKLDRPAIISAARAALHN, encoded by the coding sequence ATGAGTGACGATTTCGACCGCAGCATGTGGCGCCTTCTGGCCGACAACCTGCCCGCCCGCGCCGACAAGATCGCCGCGGTGGACCAGGGCCGCGCGGTCACCTATGCCGAACTGGCGGCCGAGGCCGGGCGCGTGGCCGACTGGCTGGTCCGGCGCGGCATCCGGCCCGGAGACCGGGTGATCGCGCATCTGCGCAAGGGCATAGACGAGGTCGCGGCCATGTTCGGCGCCTGGAAGATGGGCGCCGTGGTCATCAACGTGAACATCCGCTGGACGCCCGCGCAGCTGGCCTATGTCGCCCGCGACAGCCGGGCGCGCGCGGCGATCCTGCCCCGCAACGCCCTGGAGGCGCTGGTGGGCGAACATGCCTTGCCCGAGGGCACGGCCTATCTTGTTCAGGGCAAGGCCGAGGGCCTTGTCCAGGGCGCGGACCCCTGGGGGGCGCTTGCCGCCGACCAGGCTTCCGCGCCCGACGAACCCGACCCGCGCGGCTTGGCGATGATCATCTACACCTCGGGCTCGACCGGCGCGCCCAAGGGGGTGATGCTCAGCCATCGCAACATCCGCGTGGGCGCCATCTCGGTCGCGGACTATCTGGGGCTGGACGAAAGCGACCGGCTGCTGTCGGTGCTGCCCTACAGTTTCGACGCCGGGCTGAACCAGCTGACCACCATGCTGCTGACGGGCGGGACGGTGGTGCACCAGCCGCTGACCATGCCGGCCGAGATCATCCGCATGGCCCAGGCCGAATCGGTGACGGGGATCGCCGGCGTGCCGCCCCTGTGGAACCAGATCGTGCGGCTGCTGGTGGATCGCCCGACCGACCTGCCGGCGCTGCGGCGCATCACCAATACCGGCGGCAAGATCCCCCCGAACATCCTGGAGCTGCTGCCGCAGGTATTTCCGGGCGTCGACATCTACCTGATGTATGGGCTGACCGAGGCCTTCCGCTCGACCTATCTGCCGCCCGAGAGATTCGCGGCCAAGATGGGCTCGATCGGCCGGCAGATCCCGAACGCGCAGGTCTTCGCCGTCAAGCATGGCGAGGGCGTGGCCGGTCCCGGCGAACAGGGCGAGCTGGTCCATGCCGGCCCGCTGGTCAGCATGGGCTATTGGGAAAAGCCCGAGGTGACGGCGCAGAAGATCCGCCCCTGCCCCGAACTGGCGCATCTGCTGGGCGACGAGCCGGTGGTCTGGTCGGGCGATCTGGTGCGCGTCGACGAGGATGGCGACCTGTGGTTCGTCAGCCGCATGGACGAGATGATCAAGACCCTGGGCTTCCGGCTGTCGCCGACCGAGGTCGAGGATGCGATCTCGCAAAGCGGGCTTGTGACCGACGTGGTGGCCTTCGGCGTCGAGGATGCGGACCTGGGCCAGGCGGTTCACGCGGTGGTGACCTATCTGCCGCAGGCCGACGAAACCGCGCTGGCCGCGCATTGCGCCCGCGCCATGCCGCATTACATGCGTCCGCAGCACTACCATCCCTGGCCAGGCGCCATGCCGCGCACCGCCAGCGGCAAGCTGGACCGCCCGGCCATCATTTCCGCCGCCCGTGCGGCATTGCATAACTGA
- a CDS encoding serine O-acetyltransferase: MFETLRDDYRRHGRSLTEPAFVSLAVYRYGRWAIGVKNPLLRWLAGKPYALMKILILNVTKVWIPPQVRLGKDFHIIHAEGSLSIHPEVVIGDRCGVMHNVTIGTNMGPGAPVIGDDVFIGVNSCVLGPITIGDRVRIGANTAVTTNVPPDSVVIGSPAKIYPSLPIFAARKKAPADE; this comes from the coding sequence ATGTTCGAAACTCTCCGGGATGACTACAGACGACACGGCCGTTCGCTGACCGAGCCCGCCTTCGTCTCGCTTGCCGTCTATCGCTATGGCCGCTGGGCCATCGGGGTGAAGAACCCGCTGCTGCGCTGGCTGGCCGGCAAGCCCTATGCGCTGATGAAGATCCTGATCCTGAACGTGACCAAGGTCTGGATCCCGCCGCAGGTGCGGCTGGGCAAGGATTTCCACATCATCCATGCCGAGGGCTCGCTGTCGATCCATCCCGAGGTGGTGATCGGCGACCGCTGCGGGGTGATGCACAATGTCACCATCGGCACCAACATGGGCCCCGGCGCGCCGGTGATCGGCGACGACGTGTTCATCGGCGTCAATTCCTGCGTGCTGGGCCCGATCACCATCGGCGACCGGGTGCGGATCGGCGCCAATACCGCGGTGACGACCAATGTGCCGCCGGATTCGGTGGTGATCGGCTCGCCCGCCAAGATCTATCCCAGCCTGCCGATCTTTGCCGCCAGAAAGAAGGCCCCCGCCGATGAGTGA
- a CDS encoding glycosyltransferase 61 family protein: MHSLRPTHNRLRRLAGLGPADFFATAVERWEISPAEVVEVMPGIWLPDQIEHIARTEFGALPDILEQMQGNPAEQTPPTMGYRFRDVDFVDGVLHARGAERHLRPHKRAPFSYARPRESLSGALYESWIGNRWFGNWLLNDCLAYRLAEETGAPVTSAPLRGGHIARYEELLGMAPRRIGDVHFDELILFDDLQSNSHRRARAQRNRALILQGRALEPLPGVFIFRGASGDARILENEAEIAERLEAEYGFRTLYIDRQDADELAAAAGAARIVAGVEGSQLAHGVIAMAPGGTVLTLQPADRVTTSLKLLTDCWQQHYAMVVGSGTARGYRVEWDQIRRTLDLIAAQNP, from the coding sequence ATGCATTCCCTCAGACCGACCCATAACCGCCTGCGCCGCCTTGCCGGGCTGGGCCCCGCGGATTTCTTTGCCACCGCCGTCGAGCGATGGGAGATCTCTCCGGCCGAGGTGGTCGAGGTCATGCCGGGCATCTGGCTGCCCGACCAGATCGAGCATATCGCGCGCACCGAGTTCGGCGCCCTGCCCGACATCCTGGAACAGATGCAGGGCAACCCGGCCGAGCAGACGCCGCCCACCATGGGCTATCGCTTCCGCGACGTGGATTTCGTCGATGGCGTGCTGCATGCGCGCGGGGCCGAGCGCCACCTGCGCCCGCACAAGCGCGCGCCCTTCAGCTATGCCCGGCCGCGCGAAAGCCTGTCGGGCGCGCTTTACGAAAGCTGGATCGGCAACCGCTGGTTCGGCAACTGGCTCTTGAACGACTGCCTTGCCTATCGCCTGGCCGAGGAGACGGGCGCGCCGGTGACCTCCGCGCCGCTGCGCGGCGGCCATATCGCGCGCTACGAGGAATTGCTGGGCATGGCGCCGCGCCGCATCGGCGACGTGCATTTCGACGAGCTGATCCTGTTCGACGACCTGCAAAGCAACAGCCACCGCCGCGCCCGCGCGCAGCGCAACCGCGCCCTGATCCTTCAGGGCCGGGCGCTGGAACCCCTGCCCGGCGTCTTCATCTTCCGCGGCGCCAGCGGCGATGCCCGCATCCTGGAGAACGAGGCCGAGATCGCCGAGCGGTTGGAGGCCGAATACGGTTTCCGCACCCTCTACATTGACCGCCAGGATGCCGACGAACTGGCCGCGGCGGCGGGCGCGGCCCGGATCGTGGCGGGGGTCGAGGGCAGCCAATTGGCCCATGGCGTCATCGCCATGGCGCCGGGCGGCACGGTGCTGACCTTGCAGCCGGCGGACCGGGTGACCACCTCGCTCAAGCTGCTGACGGATTGCTGGCAGCAGCATTACGCGATGGTGGTGGGGTCCGGCACAGCCCGCGGCTACCGGGTGGAATGGGACCAGATCCGGCGCACGCTCGACCTGATCGCGGCCCAAAACCCCTGA